From a single Phacochoerus africanus isolate WHEZ1 chromosome 11, ROS_Pafr_v1, whole genome shotgun sequence genomic region:
- the LOC125110510 gene encoding olfactory receptor 6M1-like → MEVQNQTTVTEFILTAFPALHKLQVFLFAVLLVTYMLTLTGNGVIISLIWADNHLQTPMYFFLSNLSFLDILYTTSVTPKLLACLLEDRKSISFAGCITQTYFFFFLGTVEFILLVVMSFDRYVAICNPLRYTIIMNSRVCLLLVLGCWVGAFLSVLCPTIVVSRLPFCSKEISHFFCDIAPLLQVACIDTHFLEMINFLLSSLILLTSLVLTTVSYTYIISTILRIPSAQGRQKAFSTCASHITVVSIAYGSNIFMYVRPSQSHSLEFDKVTAVLTTMGTPLLNPFIYSLRNEKVKEVLRDAVNKIMSPWHRKP, encoded by the coding sequence ATGGAGGTGCAGAATCAGACCACAGTGACTGAGTTCATCCTGActgccttccctgccctccaCAAGCTGCAGGTTTTCCTCTTCGCGGTTCTCCTGGTGACTTACATGCTTACTCTAACAGGAAACGGTGTCATCATCTCCCTAATATGGGCTGATAATCACCTCCAAACCccaatgtacttcttcctcagtaaTTTGTCATTTTTGGACATTTTATACACTACCTCGGTTACCCCAAAACTGTTGGCCTGTCTCCTAGAGGACAGGAAAAGCATATCTTTTGCAGGCTGCATCACCCAaacatacttctttttcttcctggggaCAGTGGAGTTTATCCTGTTGGTGGTGATGTCCtttgaccgctacgtggccatctgcaaccccCTGCGCTATACCATCATCATGAACAGCAGGGTCTGCCTCCTGCTGGTCCTGGGCTGCTGGGTGGGGGCCTTCCTGTCCGTGCTCTGCCCTACTATTGTGGTGTCCAGGTTGCCCTTTTGTTCTAAGGAAATTAGTCACTTCTTCTGTGACATCGCCCCTCTCCTACAAGTCGCCTGTATAGACACACATTTCCTTGAGATGATAAACTTCCTCTTGTCTTCCCTCATCCTCCTGACCTCCCTGGTGCTCACCACCGTGTCCTACACCTACATCATTTCCACCATCCTGCGCATCCCCTCCGCCCAGGGACGTCagaaagccttctccacctgtgctTCCCACATCACCGTCGTCTCCATCGCCTACGGGAGCAACATCTTCATGTATGTGAGGCCCAGCCAGAGTCATTCCCTGGAATTCGACAAAGTGACAGCTGTCCTCACCACAATGGGGACCCCACTTCTGAACCCCTTCATTTATAGTCTAAGGAATGAAAAGGTAAAGGAAGTTTTGAGAGATGCAGTCAACAAAATTATGTCCCCATGGCACAGGAAACCATGA
- the LOC125110554 gene encoding olfactory receptor 6M1-like, whose product MEVQNQTTVTEFILTAFPALHKLQVFLFAVLLVTYMLTLTGNGVIISLIWADNRLQTPMYFFLSNLSFLDILYTTSVTPKLLACLLEDRKSISFAGCITQTYFFFFLGTVEFILLAVMSFDRYVAICNPLRYTIIMNSRVCLLLVLGCWVGAFLSMLCPTIVVSRLPFCSKEISHFFCDIAPLLQVACIDTHFIEMINFLLSSLVLLTSLVLTTVSYTYIISTILRIPSAQGRQKAFSTCASHITVVSIAYGSNIFMYVRPSQNHSLEFDKVTAVLTIMGTPLLNPFIYSLRNETVKEVLKDIINKIMSLWHQKP is encoded by the coding sequence ATGGAGGTGCAGAATCAGACCACAGTGACTGAGTTCATCCTGActgccttccctgccctccaCAAGCTGCAGGTTTTCCTCTTCGCGGTTCTCCTGGTGACTTACATGCTTACTCTAACAGGAAACGGTGTCATCATCTCCCTAATATGGGCTGATAATCGCCTCCAAACCccaatgtacttcttcctcagtaaTTTGTCATTTTTGGACATTTTATACACTACCTCGGTTACCCCAAAACTGCTGGCCTGTCTCCTAGAGGACAGGAAAAGCATATCGTTTGCAGGCTGCATCACCCAaacatacttctttttcttcctggggaCAGTGGAGTTTATCCTGTTGGCGGTGATGTCCtttgaccgctacgtggccatctgcaaccccCTGCGCTATACCATCATCATGAACAGCAGGGTCTGCCTCCTGCTGGTCCTGGGCTGCTGGGTGGGGGCCTTCCTGTCCATGCTCTGCCCTACTATTGTGGTGTCCAGGTTGCCCTTTTGTTCTAAGGAAATTAGTCACTTCTTCTGTGACATCGCCCCTCTCCTACAAGTCGCCTGTATAGACACACATTTTATTGAGATGATAAACTTCCTCTTGTCTTCCCTCGTCCTCCTGACCTCCCTGGTGCTCACCACCGTGTCCTACACCTACATCATTTCCACCATCCTGCGCATCCCCTCCGCCCAGGGACGTCagaaagccttctccacctgtgctTCCCACATCACCGTCGTCTCCATCGCCTACGGGAGCAACATCTTCATGTATGTGAGGCCCAGCCAGAATCATTCCCTGGAATTCGACAAAGTGACAGCTGTCCTCACCATAATGGGGACCCCTCTTCTGAACCCCTTCATTTATAGTCTAAGGAATGAAACAGTGAAGGAAGTTTTGAAAGACATAATCAACAAAATTATGTCTTTATGGCACCAGAAACCTTGA